A single window of Nocardioides baekrokdamisoli DNA harbors:
- a CDS encoding quinone oxidoreductase family protein, protein MATYVVADQPGGPQVLEFREEPDREPGAGEIAIRVRAIGVNPVDVKQRIADGPAEFPLRPGHEVAGVVDAVGAGAPFRVGDEVLAFRVFGGYATRVIVDAGDVFLKPANLSFDEAAGLLLVGVTAVHALTRVQAVRGDVVLVHGASGSVGQALIQLAVADGIRVIGTSSERNFDLVRELGAEPIAYGPGLVDRVRACAPDGIDAAIDLVGTEEAIDTSLELVADHARVTTIVGGPYPTQRGVQKIGRGVGADPGTEIRAAARQPLVDAAARGDLRTRVVARYRLAEAAAAQIFVAEGHAAGKVILIP, encoded by the coding sequence ATGGCCACTTACGTCGTTGCAGATCAGCCGGGCGGACCCCAGGTCCTCGAGTTCCGCGAGGAGCCGGACCGCGAGCCGGGCGCCGGCGAGATCGCCATCCGGGTCCGTGCCATCGGCGTGAATCCGGTCGACGTGAAGCAGCGCATCGCGGACGGCCCGGCGGAGTTCCCACTGCGACCGGGTCACGAAGTTGCCGGCGTCGTCGATGCCGTCGGCGCCGGGGCGCCGTTCCGGGTAGGCGACGAGGTGCTCGCATTCCGGGTGTTCGGCGGGTACGCGACGCGGGTCATCGTCGATGCCGGCGATGTGTTCCTGAAGCCCGCCAACCTCAGTTTCGATGAGGCAGCCGGCCTCCTGCTGGTCGGCGTCACCGCGGTTCACGCCCTGACGCGCGTGCAGGCCGTACGCGGTGACGTCGTCCTCGTGCACGGAGCGTCGGGCAGTGTCGGGCAGGCGCTGATCCAGCTGGCAGTTGCCGATGGGATCCGGGTGATCGGCACGTCCTCGGAGCGCAACTTCGATCTCGTACGCGAGCTCGGGGCCGAGCCGATCGCGTACGGCCCGGGCCTCGTCGACCGCGTACGCGCGTGCGCGCCGGACGGCATCGATGCGGCGATCGATCTGGTGGGCACCGAGGAGGCGATCGACACCTCCCTCGAACTGGTCGCAGACCACGCGCGGGTCACCACCATCGTCGGTGGTCCGTATCCGACGCAGCGAGGTGTCCAGAAGATTGGACGCGGTGTCGGCGCCGACCCCGGGACGGAGATCCGTGCCGCTGCCCGGCAGCCGCTGGTCGACGCAGCCGCCCGTGGTGACCTGAGGACGCGCGTCGTCGCCCGCTATCGGTTGGCAGAAGCGGCCGCGGCGCAGATCTTCGTCGCCGAAGGGCATGCCGCGGGCAAAGTCATCCTGATTCCGTGA
- a CDS encoding VOC family protein encodes MNLTIHTSFLPQTDPEAALAFYRDALGFEVRQDVGKGEMRWITVGPVGQPETSIVLEPPAIDPSLNDAERRTIAELMAKGSYARVILATPDLDALFDRVQATGADVIQEPTDQPYGVRDCAFRDPAGNHVRINQVRS; translated from the coding sequence ATGAACCTGACGATCCACACCAGCTTCTTGCCACAGACCGACCCTGAGGCTGCTCTGGCCTTCTACCGCGACGCACTCGGTTTCGAGGTCCGCCAGGACGTCGGCAAGGGCGAGATGCGCTGGATCACGGTGGGCCCGGTCGGCCAGCCGGAGACCAGCATCGTCCTCGAGCCGCCGGCCATCGACCCGAGCCTGAACGACGCGGAGCGCCGTACGATCGCCGAACTGATGGCCAAGGGGTCGTACGCCCGGGTCATCCTGGCGACTCCCGACCTCGATGCGTTGTTCGACAGGGTGCAGGCGACGGGGGCAGATGTGATCCAGGAACCCACGGACCAGCCCTACGGCGTACGCGACTGCGCGTTCCGCGATCCGGCCGGCAACCACGTACGCATCAACCAGGTCCGCTCCTGA
- a CDS encoding helix-turn-helix transcriptional regulator, whose product MDANPAFQQRLRDLELLRRVRDRIDREYAQPLDVEALARDVHMSAGHLSRQFKDAYGEPPYGYLMTRRIERAMALLRRGDLSVTDVCFEVGCQSLGTFSTRFSELVGIPPSEYKRRAGEGDLELPSCVTKVVHRPIRNREAPPGRPD is encoded by the coding sequence GTGGACGCGAACCCGGCCTTCCAGCAGCGGTTGCGCGACCTGGAGTTGCTGCGGCGCGTACGCGACCGGATCGACCGCGAGTACGCGCAACCTCTTGACGTGGAGGCTCTCGCCCGCGACGTCCACATGTCGGCAGGTCACCTGTCGCGGCAGTTCAAGGACGCCTACGGCGAGCCTCCGTACGGCTATCTCATGACTCGCCGGATCGAGCGGGCGATGGCGCTCCTGCGGCGCGGCGATCTGTCGGTGACAGATGTGTGCTTCGAGGTGGGCTGCCAGTCGCTCGGCACCTTCTCCACCCGGTTCTCCGAACTGGTCGGGATCCCGCCGAGTGAATACAAGCGTCGTGCCGGCGAGGGTGACCTCGAACTGCCCTCATGCGTCACCAAAGTCGTGCACAGACCGATCAGGAATCGAGAAGCGCCACCGGGTCGGCCTGACTAA
- a CDS encoding zinc-dependent alcohol dehydrogenase family protein, whose product MRATMLHGPGDIRFEEVPDPTISKPTDAIVKVIASCICGSDLWGYRGDNGPQEQATTIGHECLGEVVAVGSDARNFKVGDTVIVPFDHCDNTCIHCLAGNQQACVNLGFTGSGQGEYTLVNQIDGSCVKIDPPSPEQLPSLLTLADVMATGWHAAVAAGVRPGGTAVVVGDGAVGLLGVLSAATMGAEKVIALSRHEPRQKVATAFGATHIVAERGEDATKAVMELTNGTGADAVLECVGTEQSMTTAFDVARPGATVGFVGVPHGVKLPVRRMFTHNIGLAGGMAPVRRYLPDLLARVQSGAINPGLVFDLALPLEQVAAGYTAMADRTAIKVQLTY is encoded by the coding sequence ATGCGCGCGACGATGCTCCACGGCCCCGGTGACATCCGCTTCGAAGAGGTCCCGGACCCGACGATCAGCAAGCCGACCGACGCCATCGTCAAGGTGATCGCGTCCTGCATCTGCGGCTCCGACCTCTGGGGTTACCGCGGAGACAACGGCCCGCAGGAGCAGGCGACGACGATCGGCCACGAATGCCTCGGCGAGGTCGTCGCCGTGGGGTCAGACGCACGCAATTTCAAGGTCGGGGACACCGTCATCGTGCCGTTCGACCACTGCGACAACACCTGCATCCACTGCCTCGCCGGCAACCAGCAGGCATGTGTGAACCTCGGGTTCACCGGCAGCGGCCAGGGGGAGTACACGCTGGTCAACCAGATCGACGGATCCTGCGTGAAGATCGACCCGCCGTCGCCGGAGCAGTTGCCGTCGCTGCTGACACTGGCAGATGTCATGGCCACCGGCTGGCACGCTGCAGTGGCCGCTGGCGTCAGGCCAGGCGGTACGGCTGTCGTAGTCGGTGACGGCGCCGTCGGGCTCCTCGGCGTCCTCTCGGCGGCGACGATGGGCGCCGAGAAAGTCATCGCGCTGTCACGTCACGAGCCGCGACAGAAGGTCGCCACCGCCTTTGGCGCGACCCACATCGTCGCCGAGCGCGGAGAGGATGCGACGAAGGCTGTCATGGAGCTCACCAACGGCACCGGAGCTGACGCGGTCCTCGAGTGCGTCGGCACAGAGCAGTCGATGACGACGGCCTTCGACGTCGCGCGTCCTGGGGCCACGGTCGGGTTCGTCGGCGTACCCCACGGGGTGAAGTTGCCGGTCCGGCGGATGTTCACGCACAACATCGGGCTCGCCGGCGGGATGGCGCCCGTACGTCGCTATCTGCCGGACCTGCTCGCGCGGGTCCAGTCCGGTGCCATCAACCCAGGCCTCGTCTTCGACCTCGCGTTGCCGCTGGAGCAGGTCGCTGCTGGCTACACCGCCATGGCCGACCGCACGGCGATCAAGGTTCAACTGACCTACTGA